In Neovison vison isolate M4711 chromosome 14, ASM_NN_V1, whole genome shotgun sequence, the following proteins share a genomic window:
- the LOC122896026 gene encoding translation initiation factor IF-2-like, with translation MPAAPAAGAGRGGGLGPTCGAGARVSGAGRRGPGRRRGPGPARAALPARAARPRRRRRRRQPHLSTAATAPPLPARRRAAPPPRPRPERRHWLPPGRAGPLELGTSGCLHTPPSRGRERVVPVSHYPAKEVTLLGPGRRRLLASCGRCSRRDPREGGEAPGTTLSGAALPAVGRGPGVAGWGRPISARRGPGAGLPLPAGAGLPARRSERSRERESERLAARGRQGPPCSVSAALGAEGCPARSPLGSWQRPAAPPGQGRRGGGPGSGGSAVVPRSNGLSFVAGSDAGRAAHTAEGALAPSGRRLPSAAGSTGRPRGAALPEPARSLARARTDAGSRSARGRALGPGGSRCPRSRRDPLVLAGVRVPSNAGASERSGGALSARTGGLSPARVFPTRTCERRTPAPFTAARGRRPVGERTVGAVPQKEDVLVRATFHLGETPRTGKSIKQISGCRAPGPHVPGCGHGQ, from the exons ATGCCCGCCGCGCCGGCCGCGGGAGCAGGGCGGGGAGGAGGCCTCGGACCGACCTGCGGGGCCGGGGCGCGCGTGAGCGGGGCCGGCCGGCGAGGCCCGGGCCGGCGGCGAGGGCCAGGCCCCGCCCGCGCCGCCCTCcccgcccgcgccgcccgcccccgccgccgccgccgccgccgccagcctCACCTCAGCACCGCTGCCACCGCCCCGCCGCTTCCCGCACGGCGCCGCGcagccccgccgccccgcccccggccagAGCGCCGCCATTGGCTGCCCCCCGGCCGCGCAGGCCCATTG GAGCTTGGGACTTCGGGTTGTTTGCATACGCCCCCTTCCCGCGGACGGGAGCGGGTGGTGCCTGTGTCTCACTATCCCGCCAAGGAGGTGACGCTGCTGGGTCCCGGACGACGAAGGCTCCTAGCAAGCTGCGGCCGCTGCTCCCGCAGAGACCCCCGCGAGGGTGGCGAGGCGCCTGGAACTACGCTCTCGGGAGCCGCCCTCCCCGCGGTGGGGCGGGGACCGGGCGTGGCGGGCTGGGGCCGGCCAATCAGCGCTCGGAGAGGCCCGGGAGCGGGACTTCCGCtcccggcgggggcggggctgccggCGCGACGCTCCGAGCGGTCCCGGGAGCGGGAGTCCGAGCGA CTTGCGGCGCGTGGTCGCCAAGGCCCACCGTGCTCGGTGTCGGCGGCGCTCGGGGCGGAGGGCTGCCCAGCTCGGTCCCCATTGGGATCGTGGCAGCGGCCCGCGGCCCCCCCGGGTCagggcaggcggggcgggggtccCGGGAGCGGCGGCTCCGCGGTGGTTCCCAGGAGCAATGGGCTGTCGTTCGTGGCGGGCAGCGATGCCGGAAGAGCCGCGCACACGGCCGAGGGCGCCCTCGCCCCCTCCGGACGGCGACTCCCCAGTGCGGCTGGCAGCACGGGCCGCCCGCGGGGAGCAGCCCTGCCGGAGCCCGCGCGTAGCCTGGCTCGCGCTCGCACGGACGCGGGAAGCCGGAGCGCACGCGGCCGCGCGCTGGGCCCGGGCGGGTCTCGGTGTCCACGCTCCCGCAGGGATCCGCTCGTGCTCGCGGGGGTTCGGGTTCCGAGCAACGCGGGCGCGTCGGAGAGGTCCGGAGGGGCGCTCTCCGCACGCACCGGCGGACTTTCTCCTGCTCGCGTCTTTCCGACGAGGACGTGCGAACGTAGGACGCCCG CACCCTTCACCGCGGCGAGAGGTCGAAGACCCGTGGGCGAACGCACAGTGGGCGCGGTCCCCCAAAAGGAAGACGTGCTGGTCCGCGCCACGTTCCACTTGGGTGAAActcccagaacaggcaaatccataaagCAAATTAGTGGTTGCAGGGCCCCAGGGCCCCATGTCCCCGGTTGCGGACATGGTCAGTGA
- the PIGQ gene encoding phosphatidylinositol N-acetylglucosaminyltransferase subunit Q isoform X2 encodes MVVKAFFPTCCASADSGLLVGRWVPEQSSAVVLAVVHFPFIPIQVKELLAQVHQAGRVGLAVLGTWCHRRQDAEERLGPFLEGLGAIFSHEPWLQLCRERTSGVWSCKAIRQQGPARPGVKDQVMLVFYDQRQVLLSQLHPPAVLPDRQAGDATAGAEGLAAVFDTVARSEVLFRSDRFDEGPVRLSHWQSEGVEASILAELAKRASGPVCLLLACLLSLISAARTCRVFKLRPLSFIWSKLSVCGQLGHRLEQLALVFSTQKAESPAQLMRKANVLVSVLLDVALGLALLSWLHGKDRIGQLAEALVPVADHVAEALQHLLQWLMGAPAGLKMNRALDQVLGRFFLYHLHLWISYVHLLSPFIEHILWHVGLSACLGLTVALSTLSDIIALLTFHIYCFYVYGARLYCLKICGLSSLWRLFRGKKWNVLRQRVDSCSYDLDQLFIGTLLFTVLLFLLPTTALYYLVFTLLRLLVVAVQGLIHLLVDLVNSLPLYSLGLRLCRPYRLAAGVKFRVLEHEAGRPLRLLMQINPLPYGRVVHAYRLPSCGCHPTHSWGSLCRKLFFGELIYPWRQRGDKQD; translated from the exons ATGGTGGTCAAGGCCTTCTTCCCCACATGCTGCGCCTCGGCCGACAGCGGCCTGCTGGTAGGACGGTGGGTCCCGGAGCAGAGCAGCGCCGTGGTCCTGGCCGTGGTGCACTTTCCCTTCATCCCCATCCAGGTGAAGGAGCTGCTGGCCCAGGTGCATCAGGCTGGCCGCGTGGGGCTGGCTGTGCTGGGCACCTGGTGCCACCGACGCCAGGATGCTGAGGAGCGCCTGGGGCCCTTCCTGGAGGGCCTGGGCGCCATCTTCTCCCACGAGCCCTGGCTGCAGCTGTGCCGAGAGAGGACCAGTGGGGTCTGGAGCTGCAAGGCCATCCGCCAGCAGGGGCCCGCCCGCCCTGGCGTCAAGGACCAGGTCATGCTCGTGTTCTACGACCAGCGCCAGGTGCTGCTATCCCAGCTGCACCCGCCCGCAGTGCTGCCCGACCGCCAGGCGGGGGACGCCACGGCCGGCGCCGAGGGCTTGGCTGCCGTCTTCGACACGGTGGCGCGCAGTGAGGTGCTCTTCCGGAGCGACCGCTTTGACGAGGGCCCTGTGCGGCTGAGCCACTGGCAGTCGGAGGGCGTGGAGGCGAGCATCCTTGCGGAGCTGGCAAAGCGGGCCTCGGGGCCGGTCTGCCTGCTGCTGGCCTGCCTGCTGTCGCTCATCTCAGCGGCCCGCACCTGCCG GGTGTTCAAGCTGCGGCCGCTGTCCTTCATCTGGAGCAAGCTGTCTGTGTGTGGGCAGCTCGGGCACCGGCTGGAGCAGCTCGCGCTCGTCTTCAGCACCCAGAAGGCCGAGAGCCCCGCCCAGCTGATGAG GAAAGCCAACGTGCTTGTCTCTGTGCTTCTCGATGTGGCCCTCGGCCTTGCGCTGCTGTCCTGGCTTCATGGGAAGGACCGCATCGGGCAGCTGGCGGAGGCTCTCGTCCCTGTGGCTGAT CACGTGGCCGAGGCACTCCAGCACCTGCTGCAGTGGCTGATGGGAGCGCCCGCTGGGCTGAAGATGAACCGGGCGCTGGACCAGGTGCTGGGCCGCTTCTTCCTGTACCATCTGCACCTGTGGATTA GCTATGTCCACCTCCTTTCCCCCTTCATCGAGCACATCCTGTGGCATGTGGGCCTCTCGGCCTGCCTGGGGCTGACGGTCGCCCTGTCCACCCTGTCCGACATCATCGCCTTGCTCACCTTCCACATCTACTGCTTCTACGTCTACGGGGCCAG GCTGTACTGCCTGAAGATCTGCGGTCTGTCCTCGCTCTGGCGCCTCTTCCGGGGGAAGAAGTGGAACGTGCTGCGCCAGCGCGTGGACTCGTGCTCCTATGACCTTGACCAG CTGTTCATCGGGACTCTGCTCTTCACCGTCCTGCTCTTCCTGTTGCCCACCACAGCCCTGTACTACCTGGTGTTCACCTTG CTCCGGCTGCTGGTGGTGGCCGTGCAGGGCCTGATCCATCTGCTCGTGGACCTCGTCAACTCCCTGCCGCTCTACTCGCTTGGCCTCCGGCTCTGCCGGCCCTACAGGCTCGCGG CGGGCGTGAAGTTCCGAGTCCTGGAGCACGAGGCCGGCAGGCCCCTCCGCCTCCTGATGCAG ATCAACCCCCTGCCTTACGGTCGTGTGGTGCACGCCTACCGCCTGCCCAGCTGCGGCTGCCACCCCACGCACTCCTGGGGCTCCCTGTGCCGCAAGCTGTTCTTCGGGGAGCTCATCTACccctggaggcagagaggggacaAGCAGGACTGA
- the PIGQ gene encoding phosphatidylinositol N-acetylglucosaminyltransferase subunit Q isoform X1 — MAPWPWAVEAAAAAEAPLDRYSPLSCSPPGMVVKAFFPTCCASADSGLLVGRWVPEQSSAVVLAVVHFPFIPIQVKELLAQVHQAGRVGLAVLGTWCHRRQDAEERLGPFLEGLGAIFSHEPWLQLCRERTSGVWSCKAIRQQGPARPGVKDQVMLVFYDQRQVLLSQLHPPAVLPDRQAGDATAGAEGLAAVFDTVARSEVLFRSDRFDEGPVRLSHWQSEGVEASILAELAKRASGPVCLLLACLLSLISAARTCRVFKLRPLSFIWSKLSVCGQLGHRLEQLALVFSTQKAESPAQLMRKANVLVSVLLDVALGLALLSWLHGKDRIGQLAEALVPVADHVAEALQHLLQWLMGAPAGLKMNRALDQVLGRFFLYHLHLWISYVHLLSPFIEHILWHVGLSACLGLTVALSTLSDIIALLTFHIYCFYVYGARLYCLKICGLSSLWRLFRGKKWNVLRQRVDSCSYDLDQLFIGTLLFTVLLFLLPTTALYYLVFTLLRLLVVAVQGLIHLLVDLVNSLPLYSLGLRLCRPYRLAAGVKFRVLEHEAGRPLRLLMQINPLPYGRVVHAYRLPSCGCHPTHSWGSLCRKLFFGELIYPWRQRGDKQD; from the exons ATGGCCCCATGGCCCTGGGCCGTggaggcggcggcagcggcggaaGCACCCCTGGACCGATACTCTCCCCTCTCTTGCAGCCCGCCCGGCATGGTGGTCAAGGCCTTCTTCCCCACATGCTGCGCCTCGGCCGACAGCGGCCTGCTGGTAGGACGGTGGGTCCCGGAGCAGAGCAGCGCCGTGGTCCTGGCCGTGGTGCACTTTCCCTTCATCCCCATCCAGGTGAAGGAGCTGCTGGCCCAGGTGCATCAGGCTGGCCGCGTGGGGCTGGCTGTGCTGGGCACCTGGTGCCACCGACGCCAGGATGCTGAGGAGCGCCTGGGGCCCTTCCTGGAGGGCCTGGGCGCCATCTTCTCCCACGAGCCCTGGCTGCAGCTGTGCCGAGAGAGGACCAGTGGGGTCTGGAGCTGCAAGGCCATCCGCCAGCAGGGGCCCGCCCGCCCTGGCGTCAAGGACCAGGTCATGCTCGTGTTCTACGACCAGCGCCAGGTGCTGCTATCCCAGCTGCACCCGCCCGCAGTGCTGCCCGACCGCCAGGCGGGGGACGCCACGGCCGGCGCCGAGGGCTTGGCTGCCGTCTTCGACACGGTGGCGCGCAGTGAGGTGCTCTTCCGGAGCGACCGCTTTGACGAGGGCCCTGTGCGGCTGAGCCACTGGCAGTCGGAGGGCGTGGAGGCGAGCATCCTTGCGGAGCTGGCAAAGCGGGCCTCGGGGCCGGTCTGCCTGCTGCTGGCCTGCCTGCTGTCGCTCATCTCAGCGGCCCGCACCTGCCG GGTGTTCAAGCTGCGGCCGCTGTCCTTCATCTGGAGCAAGCTGTCTGTGTGTGGGCAGCTCGGGCACCGGCTGGAGCAGCTCGCGCTCGTCTTCAGCACCCAGAAGGCCGAGAGCCCCGCCCAGCTGATGAG GAAAGCCAACGTGCTTGTCTCTGTGCTTCTCGATGTGGCCCTCGGCCTTGCGCTGCTGTCCTGGCTTCATGGGAAGGACCGCATCGGGCAGCTGGCGGAGGCTCTCGTCCCTGTGGCTGAT CACGTGGCCGAGGCACTCCAGCACCTGCTGCAGTGGCTGATGGGAGCGCCCGCTGGGCTGAAGATGAACCGGGCGCTGGACCAGGTGCTGGGCCGCTTCTTCCTGTACCATCTGCACCTGTGGATTA GCTATGTCCACCTCCTTTCCCCCTTCATCGAGCACATCCTGTGGCATGTGGGCCTCTCGGCCTGCCTGGGGCTGACGGTCGCCCTGTCCACCCTGTCCGACATCATCGCCTTGCTCACCTTCCACATCTACTGCTTCTACGTCTACGGGGCCAG GCTGTACTGCCTGAAGATCTGCGGTCTGTCCTCGCTCTGGCGCCTCTTCCGGGGGAAGAAGTGGAACGTGCTGCGCCAGCGCGTGGACTCGTGCTCCTATGACCTTGACCAG CTGTTCATCGGGACTCTGCTCTTCACCGTCCTGCTCTTCCTGTTGCCCACCACAGCCCTGTACTACCTGGTGTTCACCTTG CTCCGGCTGCTGGTGGTGGCCGTGCAGGGCCTGATCCATCTGCTCGTGGACCTCGTCAACTCCCTGCCGCTCTACTCGCTTGGCCTCCGGCTCTGCCGGCCCTACAGGCTCGCGG CGGGCGTGAAGTTCCGAGTCCTGGAGCACGAGGCCGGCAGGCCCCTCCGCCTCCTGATGCAG ATCAACCCCCTGCCTTACGGTCGTGTGGTGCACGCCTACCGCCTGCCCAGCTGCGGCTGCCACCCCACGCACTCCTGGGGCTCCCTGTGCCGCAAGCTGTTCTTCGGGGAGCTCATCTACccctggaggcagagaggggacaAGCAGGACTGA
- the PIGQ gene encoding phosphatidylinositol N-acetylglucosaminyltransferase subunit Q isoform X3, protein MAPWPWAVEAAAAAEAPLDRYSPLSCSPPGMVVKAFFPTCCASADSGLLVGRWVPEQSSAVVLAVVHFPFIPIQVKELLAQVHQAGRVGLAVLGTWCHRRQDAEERLGPFLEGLGAIFSHEPWLQLCRERTSGVWSCKAIRQQGPARPGVKDQVMLVFYDQRQVLLSQLHPPAVLPDRQAGDATAGAEGLAAVFDTVARSEVLFRSDRFDEGPVRLSHWQSEGVEASILAELAKRASGPVCLLLACLLSLISAARTCRVFKLRPLSFIWSKLSVCGQLGHRLEQLALVFSTQKAESPAQLMRKANVLVSVLLDVALGLALLSWLHGKDRIGQLAEALVPVADHVAEALQHLLQWLMGAPAGLKMNRALDQVLGRFFLYHLHLWISYVHLLSPFIEHILWHVGLSACLGLTVALSTLSDIIALLTFHIYCFYVYGARLYCLKICGLSSLWRLFRGKKWNVLRQRVDSCSYDLDQLFIGTLLFTVLLFLLPTTALYYLVFTLRA, encoded by the exons ATGGCCCCATGGCCCTGGGCCGTggaggcggcggcagcggcggaaGCACCCCTGGACCGATACTCTCCCCTCTCTTGCAGCCCGCCCGGCATGGTGGTCAAGGCCTTCTTCCCCACATGCTGCGCCTCGGCCGACAGCGGCCTGCTGGTAGGACGGTGGGTCCCGGAGCAGAGCAGCGCCGTGGTCCTGGCCGTGGTGCACTTTCCCTTCATCCCCATCCAGGTGAAGGAGCTGCTGGCCCAGGTGCATCAGGCTGGCCGCGTGGGGCTGGCTGTGCTGGGCACCTGGTGCCACCGACGCCAGGATGCTGAGGAGCGCCTGGGGCCCTTCCTGGAGGGCCTGGGCGCCATCTTCTCCCACGAGCCCTGGCTGCAGCTGTGCCGAGAGAGGACCAGTGGGGTCTGGAGCTGCAAGGCCATCCGCCAGCAGGGGCCCGCCCGCCCTGGCGTCAAGGACCAGGTCATGCTCGTGTTCTACGACCAGCGCCAGGTGCTGCTATCCCAGCTGCACCCGCCCGCAGTGCTGCCCGACCGCCAGGCGGGGGACGCCACGGCCGGCGCCGAGGGCTTGGCTGCCGTCTTCGACACGGTGGCGCGCAGTGAGGTGCTCTTCCGGAGCGACCGCTTTGACGAGGGCCCTGTGCGGCTGAGCCACTGGCAGTCGGAGGGCGTGGAGGCGAGCATCCTTGCGGAGCTGGCAAAGCGGGCCTCGGGGCCGGTCTGCCTGCTGCTGGCCTGCCTGCTGTCGCTCATCTCAGCGGCCCGCACCTGCCG GGTGTTCAAGCTGCGGCCGCTGTCCTTCATCTGGAGCAAGCTGTCTGTGTGTGGGCAGCTCGGGCACCGGCTGGAGCAGCTCGCGCTCGTCTTCAGCACCCAGAAGGCCGAGAGCCCCGCCCAGCTGATGAG GAAAGCCAACGTGCTTGTCTCTGTGCTTCTCGATGTGGCCCTCGGCCTTGCGCTGCTGTCCTGGCTTCATGGGAAGGACCGCATCGGGCAGCTGGCGGAGGCTCTCGTCCCTGTGGCTGAT CACGTGGCCGAGGCACTCCAGCACCTGCTGCAGTGGCTGATGGGAGCGCCCGCTGGGCTGAAGATGAACCGGGCGCTGGACCAGGTGCTGGGCCGCTTCTTCCTGTACCATCTGCACCTGTGGATTA GCTATGTCCACCTCCTTTCCCCCTTCATCGAGCACATCCTGTGGCATGTGGGCCTCTCGGCCTGCCTGGGGCTGACGGTCGCCCTGTCCACCCTGTCCGACATCATCGCCTTGCTCACCTTCCACATCTACTGCTTCTACGTCTACGGGGCCAG GCTGTACTGCCTGAAGATCTGCGGTCTGTCCTCGCTCTGGCGCCTCTTCCGGGGGAAGAAGTGGAACGTGCTGCGCCAGCGCGTGGACTCGTGCTCCTATGACCTTGACCAG CTGTTCATCGGGACTCTGCTCTTCACCGTCCTGCTCTTCCTGTTGCCCACCACAGCCCTGTACTACCTGGTGTTCACCTTG CGGGCGTGA
- the NHLRC4 gene encoding LOW QUALITY PROTEIN: NHL-repeat-containing protein 4 (The sequence of the model RefSeq protein was modified relative to this genomic sequence to represent the inferred CDS: inserted 4 bases in 2 codons) yields the protein MHCVPLSPALQPWAPVSTLGLEGPNWVGPGPDRGRTVSKEFRDVRLVGSARQSLGSLGALTGHDFGNPGGVCTDVDGSVTLFPKXSVPICLVSEGLRHXVVCTPQGQLVVAGVGDGAIKVY from the exons ATGCACTGTGTCCCGCTGAGTCCTGCCTTGCAGCCATGGGCCCCAGTCTCCACATTGGGGCTGGAGGGTCCCAACTGGGTGGGCCCGGGGCCTGATAGGGGCCGCACCGTGAGCAAGGAGTTCAGGGATGTGCGGTTGGTGGGCAGTGCCCGCCAGTCCCTGGGCTCCCTGGGGGCTCTGACAGGGCATGACTTTGGCAACCCTGGAGGTGTGTGCACTGATGTGGATGGCAGCGTGACCCTCTTCCCTAA GTCCGTGCCCATTTGCCTGGTGTCCGAGGGGCTGAGGCA TGTGGTTTGTACACCTCAGGGCCAGCTCGTGGTTGCAGGTGTGGGGGATGGTGCCATCAAGGTGTACTAG
- the PRR35 gene encoding proline-rich protein 35 yields the protein MSREAGSCRLGAGARARARKPKKPHYIPRPWGKPYNYKCFQCPFTCLEKSHLYNHMKYSLCKDSLSLLLDSPDWACRRAPAAPRPRAPSPEGPAGPAHPGRQPQPRGPRLSDTPPTPDPAPQGLSLQRRVGGPKLGADGSHGAPSPGARDAQKEVGPGGLLAEAWKLGPGGGRRGIALVDAAAAGPESGGVPCYPPPTPSEFPEAQSLHLSLLGVNCPLGPGLFSYLGPSLAAAAHMPFLASASPLLPPTSAFPSPQAPEHPALVPRLYYPLLLEHTLGLPASKSAPAKPLAAPKGPPGTLAPGLLKVPVPGLGRPWPGGAPRDSGQEVELDQAAQSDPKRKPPLGSRLEPRKGPSGTVKVSAQSSLRTGSSMMLWPEDKEPGNTETPSSAAPLHQQPLGLVPGGPGHVGEDLTRALGDYARVEQRLGQLVPAGGLAPRPLREQLGKIRQELLTIHQALERAVRPPDAPLDLSVKRAPSKGPKGPVGTWPQLELGPTLARGIPEPPRMLGPTIAEPFSSHTTKCEADSSVPPPGLPLQAPEDPVVPGSSWGAHGGPGGSWPPEAVPSLQSPPGAEV from the exons ATGTCCCGCGAGGCGGGCTCCTGCCGCCTGGGCGccggggcgcgggcgcgggcgcggaaGCCCAAGAAGCCGCACTATATCCCGCGGCCGTGGGGCAAACCCTACAACTACAAGTGCTTCCAGTGCCCGTTCACCTGCCTGGAGAAGTCGCACCTGTACAACCACATGAAGTACAGCCTCTGCAAGGACTCCCTCTCGCTGCTGCTCGACTCTCCAGACTGGGCCTGCCGCCGCGCCCCCGCCGCGCCCCGGCCCCGTGCGCCCAGCCCCGAAGGCCCCGCGGGCCCAGCACACCCAGGccgccagccccagccccggggaCCCCGGCTCTCGGACACGCCCCCCACGCCTGACCCGGCCCCTCAGGGCCTCTCCCTGCAACGCCGCGTGGGGGGCCCAAAGCTGGGGGCTGACGGGTCCCACGGGGCCCCCTCCCCTGGGGCCCGGGATGCCCAGAAGGAGGTGGGCCCTGGGGGGCTTCTGGCTGAGGCGTGGAAGCTGGGGCCGGGTGGGGGCCGAAGGGGCATAGCCCTGGTGGACGCGGCTGCAGCTGGCCCTGAGAGCGGGGGCGTCCCCTGCtaccccccgcccacccccagcGAGTTCCCTGAGGCCCAGAGCCTCCATCTGTCCCTGCTAGGTGTCAACTGTCCTCTGGGCCCTGGTCTCTTCTCCTACCTGGGACCCTCCCTGGCCGCTGCAGCCCACATGCCCTTTCTGGCCTCTGCCAGCCCCCTGTTGCCCCCGacctctgctttcccctccccacagGCCCCTGAGCACCCTGCCCTGGTCCCCCGCTTGTACTACCCCCTGCTGCTGGAGCATACGCTGGGGCTGCCGGCCAGCAAGTCTGCCCCTGCCAAGCCCCTAGCTGCCCCAAAGGGGCCCCCTGGGACCCTGGCCCCAGGGCTGCTGAAGGTCCCAGTACCCGGGCTGGGCAGGCCCTGGCCTGGTGGAGCCCCCAGGGACTCAGGGCAGGAGGTGGAGCTGGACCAGGCTGCCCAGAGTGACCCCAAGAGGAAGCCGCCCCTGGGAAGCAGGTTGGAGCCCCGCAAGGGCCCCTCTGGCACAGTGAAGGTCAGCGCCCAGAGCAG CCTTCGGACAGGCTCCTCCATGATGCTCTGGCCTGAGGACAAGGAGCCAGGCAACACCGAGACCCCGAGCTCTGCGGCGCCCCTGCACCAGCAACCCCTGGGCCTGGTGCCAGGTGGCCCCGGGCACGTGGGCGAGGACCTGACCCGGGccctcggggactacgccagggtGGAGCAGCGCCTGGGGCAGCTGGTGCCTGCGGGGGGCCTGGCCCCGCGGCCTCTGCGGGAGCAGCTGGGCAAGATTCGCCAGGAGTTGCTCACCATCCACCAGGCCTTGGAGCGGGCTGTGCGGCCCCCAGACGCCCCCCTCGACCTCTCTGTGAAGCGGGCGCCCAGCAAGGGGCCCAAGGGGCCTGTGGGGACCTGGCCACAGCTGGAGCTGGGCCCCACGCTGGCCCGGGGAATCCCTGAGCCCCCGCGCATGCTGGGCCCCACAATAGCTGAGCCTTTCTCTAGCCACACCACCAAATGCGAGGCTGACTCCAGCGTCCCACCCCCGGGCCTGCCCCTTCAGGCCCCAGAGGACCCTGTCGTTCCTGGCAGCAGCTGGGGGGCCCATGGTGGCCCTGGGGGCTCTTGGCCCCCTGAGGCTGTGCCCAGCCTCCAGAGCCCCCCGGGTGCAGAGGTGTGA